ACCGCTGGCTGCTGAATGCGCTGATCAAGCCGACGCAGCGCCTGCTGGCGGTAACCCTGCGCTTTCGCTGGCTGACACTGGGTACCGTCGGCCTGGCCTTTGTGCTCAGCATCGCCATTCTCGGCGTCTCGGTGAGCGGTGTCCTACCCCTGATACGCATCAAGTTCTTTCCTGACGATTACAACCTTTACTATGTTTTCGTTGAAGGCCCACCGGACACGCCGCTGGCGCGCGTGGACGAGAAAGTGCGTGCCATCAGCACCGATCTGCTGGCCGATGGCCCTGGCTATGTCGACTCGGTCGCGGCTTTCGCCGGCTTTACCATCAATGAAGACTACGAGGAGGTCTATGGGCGCTATCTGGGCACCGTGATGGTCTCGCTGCCGCGCACCAGCGCGCGCGCTTTCAGCGATCCGCTCGCGCATTTGGAGGACATCCGCGCCCGAATGATTGCGACCCATGGTGGCGGGGACTTCAAAATCCGGGTGCGCGCCGAGAAGGATGGGCCGCCCTCGGGGAAGGATGTCAACATCCAGGTGGTGGGTCACAACGACCGCGACGTGGCCGGGCTGGCCGATGCGCTGGCCGCCGGGCTCAGCGATGATCCGTCGCTGGCGCCCTACCTGACTGACCTTGACGCCGGGCGCGCCGCCCCGGCCCGAGTGCTGCGCTTCAACGTCAATGCCGAGCGCGCCGGCGAGCTGGGGCTGACTCAAGGGCAGGCCATCGCGCTGGCGGCCTCGGTGCTCGATGGCCGCTATCTGGGCAAGTTTCGCCTGCCCGATGAGGAAATCGACATCAAGCTGGGCCTCGACCCTGGCGGGCTCGAGCGACCGGAGGACGCCCTGGCCACGCCGGTGCTGGAGGATCTGACCGGCCCGGTGCGCCTGGGCGACGTGGTGCGGTTGAGCCACCTGAGCGAGCCGAGCGAGCTGCGCCGCTATCAAGGGCTGCGCTCGCGCGTGATCACCGCCAATCTCGCCACCGGCGCGCCCATCTCGGCGGCCACCGTGGTGGCCTGGGCGCGCGAGCGTGAGCAGGCCTTGAGTGAGCGCTACCCCGGCGCTCATCTGATCTTTGGTGGCGGCTACGAGGACACCCAGCGCTCTTTCCAAAGCCTAATGCGCGCCTTCTTCGTCGCCATTTTGCTGATCTATCTCATCCTCGCCGTGCAGTTCCGCTCCTACGCGCAGCCGGCGTTGATTCTCTCGGCGGTGATGTTCGCCATCATCGGGGTGGTGTTCGGTAAGCTGCTGACGCAGTCGCTGTTCACCGTCAATAGCTTCATCGCCGTGGTCGGGGTAACCGGCGTGGTCATCAACGATGCCTTGGTCTTGCTCGAGTTCATCAATCGCCGCTACCGCGCGGGCCAGGATCGCCGCAGCGCTATCCGCGAAAGTGTCAGCCTGCGCCTGCGCCCCATTGTGCTCACCACCCTGACAACCAGCCTGGGACTGCTGCCGATGGCGATTGGGTTCCCCAGCTATTCGGTCATCTGGGGCACCATGGCCTCGACCTTCGTGACCGGATTGGCGACCGCGACCCTGCTAACCATCTTCGTGGTGCCGGTCGCTTGGGACTTGCTGACGGAATGGCAGGAAAAGACGGCCCGAAAATGATAAACTGTTGGGCTTTGTGCCCATTGGTCGGTCGCTGACACCTCCCTTCGCTGTCCGGAACCTTGTGATACTTAAGGCGTAACGGGTGTTCGCTCCGTGCGATCAGAAACATCCGCGACCAGGATCATCCCAACTCAAAGTCATCGAACCCTGCTGCATCATGCCTGCAACCGATAAACTGACGCCGCCTTCACGTCTGAGTCCGCGCACCCATCAGCGCGGGCTCGACAAGGTCGCGCGTATTCCGGTGAAGGTGGAGGCGGGCGCGCGTGCTGATGGTCAAGGGGCGCATCAGGCAGGCGGCCAGGGTCCAGCGCGGCCGCCGCGCAAGCCGGCCTGGATTCGCGCCAAGGCACCTTTGGGTGCTGGAGTAGCGCGCATCCGCCGCCTGCTGCGGGATGCATCCCTGGCCACGGTGTGCGAGGAGGCGCAGTGCCCCAATCTGGGCGAGTGCTTTGCCCATGGCACCGCCACCTTCATGATTCTGGGCGACCTCTGCACCCGCCGTTGCCCCTTCTGTGACGTGGCCCATGGCCGTCCCCAACCACCGGATGCCGAGGAGGCAGGACGTCTGGCCGAGGCCATTGCCGGCATGGGGCTCAACTATGTGGTCATCACCTCGGTCGATCGCGACGATTTACGCGACGGCGGCGCCGGGCATTTCGCATCCTGCCTGCGGGCAATCCGCGCGCGAAGCCCCGAGATCCGCCTTGAGGTGCTAGTGCCCGACTTTCGCGGGCGCGAGGCCAAGGCGCTGGAGCAATTCACCGGCGATGCGGTGCCCGATGTGTTCAACCATAACCTGGAGACCGTGCCCAGGCTCTACAAGCAGGCGCGGCCCGGCGCGGATTATCGCGGCTCGCTCGAGCTGCTGCGCGCGTTCAAGCAACGCCATCCAGGCGTGCTGACCAAGTCGGGCTTGATGGTCGGAATTGGCGAGACGCCGGAGGAGGTGCTGGCCGTCATGCGAGACCTGCGCGCGCATCATTGCGACATGCTGACCGTCGGCCAATACCTGCAGCCAAGCGCCGAGCACCTGCCGGTGCTAGAGTACTGGACGCCGGATGCCTTTGCCGAGCTGCAGGCCGAGGGCGAGGCGATGGGTTTTGCCAGTGTGGCCTCAGGGGCCATGGTGCGCTCGTCCTATCATGCCGACCAACAGGCGCACGCGCTGGTTCGTGCCGAATAGGTCGGCGAAACGCACTGCCATGTCCATCGAGCTCAAGACATACGTTTTCATCGACTCGCTGCAGCCGCAGCTCGCCGCCTATATGGGTAGCGTGTCCCAGGGCTTCTTGCCGGTGCCGGGCGATGCCTGTCTGTGGCTTGAGGTCTCCCCTGGCATGGCGATTCATCGCCTGACCGACATCGCGCTGAAAGCCACCCGCGTGCATCTGAGTCAGCAGGTGGTGGAGCGGGCCTATGGCACCATGGTGATCCACCAGCGCGATCAAAGCGATGTGCTTGAGGCCGGGCGCTCGGTGCTGAATCGCCTTGGCGTGCGTGAAGATGACCGCCAGAAGTGCCAGGTGGCCTGGACCGAGATCATCCGCGCGGTCACCCCTGACCATGCGGTGCTGATCAACCGGCAGAATCGGCGCGGATCGATGATTTTGCCCGGCCAGAGCCTGTTCATCCTGGAAACCGAGCCGGCCGGTTACATCGTCTATGCCGCGAACGAGGCCGAAAAAGCCGCCAATGTCACTCTGGTCGATGCCCGCGCGGTCGGTGCCTTCGGCCGGCTAACCATGGCTGGGCGCGAGGCGGATGCCGATGTCGCTGCCGCCGCCGCTGTCAATGCGGTAGAGAGCTTGAGCGGGCGGATTCGTTAGACGATTTTTGAGTGCTTGGTCGGGGACGCTTTCGCTGCGATTGCTCCCGGCTGAAGTTGCTCTCACCCATCACGCTTGCATCCATCAGTGGACTTGGTTATTTCGCTCGTCCGCTGCCAGCAAAGAGTCCACAAGCGGGGTTGTCGGTCTCGTCCCAGAAAGGATAGCCGAGCGTCTGCAAGCTCTGATGGAGCTCATCCGCTTCGGCCTCCGGCACCTGAATGCCCATCAGCACCCGCCCATAGGCGGCGCCGTGATTGCGGTAGTGAAATAGGCTGATGTTCCAGCGCCGGCCCAGGCTGGAGAGGAAATTGAGCAGCGCGCCCGGGCGCTCGGGGAATTCAAAGCGCACCAGGCGTTCGTTGGTGAGTCCTGGCGCATGTCCGCCGACCATGAAGCGAATGTGTAGCTTGGCGGTTTCGTTCTCGCTCATATCGAGCACGCTGAAGCCTTTGTTTTCCAGGCGCTCGGCCATCTCGCGCCGTTCGCTGGCGCCGCCGCCGAGCTCAATGCCGACGAACACCTGCGCCTCGCGATCATCGCTGTAGCGGTAGTTGAACTCGGTAATCTGGCGTTTGCCGATGGCCTTGCAGAAGGCAAGGAAGCTGCCTGGGCGCTCGGGGATGCCGACGGCGAACAGCGCCTCGCGGCGCTCGCCAAGCTCGGCGCGCTCGGCGACATGGCGCAGGCGGTCGAAGTTAATATTGGCGCCGCTTTCGATGGCGATCAGGGTCTCATCGCGCAGGCCATAGAGCTCGACATAGCGCTTGAGCCCAGCGACCGCGAGCGCGCCGGCCGGCTCAGCGATGCCGCGGGTGTCATCGTAGATGTCCTTAATGGCGGCGCAGATCTCATCGGTGTCGACCAGGATCACTTCATCGACGCACTCGCGCGCGACGCGGAAGGTCTCAGTGCCAATGCGCCGCACCGCCACACCGTCGGCGAACAAACCCACCTCCGGCAGATCGACCGGCTCGCCGGCCGCGAGTGCGTGATGCAGGGTCGGGGCCTCGGCTGGCTCGACGCCAATGATGGAGACTTCCGGGCGCAGGTATTTGATGTAGGCGGCGATGCCAGCGATCAGCCCACCACCACCGACGGGCACGAAAATCGCCGTCGGTGGGTCCGGGTGCTGACGCAGAAGCTCCATGCCGATGGTGCCCTGGCCGGCGATCACATCAGGATCATCAAACGGATGGATAAACGTCAGCTTGCGCTCCTCGGCCAGGCCAAAGGCGTGGGCGCAGGCTTCATCGTAGGAGTCGCCGTGGAGCAGGGCGCGGCCGCCGAGATTGCGCACCGCCTGGACTTTGATCGCCGGCGTGGTGCGCGGCATCACGATGGTGGCCTCTGCACCCAGTCGCGCGGCACCGAGGGAGACACCTTGCGCATGGTTGCCGGCGGAGGCCGCGATGACGCCGCGCGCCAGGGCATCCGGCGAGAGATGACGCAGCTTGTTGTAGGCGCCCCGCAGCTTGAAGGAGAACACCGGCTGCAGATCCTCGCGCTTGAGCAGCACCCGATTGGCCAGCCGTCGCGACAGCAGGGGCGCCGGGGTCAAGGGTGTTTCGGACGCGACCTCATAGACGCGGGCTTTTAGAATGCGTTCAATATAGCGA
Above is a genomic segment from Thiorhodovibrio litoralis containing:
- a CDS encoding efflux RND transporter permease subunit — translated: MKALVHFTLRQQVLFNLVFALGILVGVMALGQITVERYPDVNMGKVQVATLYPGASPEDVEALVTRKIEESLEGLEEVEFIQSSSVRERSIITLKFRDDTDYDALYNQLRFRVLGILDELPEMVEPPVFTQWTTGAWLPVVVVNLVGERSNRALALMAEQLRAEMSRIPGVSEARVSGDWTREFHIWLDPAKLARFGITFDQVASALRDANQVIPAGDFSDGSGEFVVRVDERFRDSAQVAAVVVRADADGSFVRLGDLISRAELGYRDPFVIRSVSGQDAVALSILKTTDGDALKIHRAVREILATAAPRLAALGVEAVLTQDSTTYVVSSISTLGWNMIVGMLLVGVLLWLFMGPRNAGLVSLGIPFSFLLTITMTWLTGNTLNEITLFSFVLVSGILVDDAIVVVENIYRHIQDGEPLEQAIVDGTAEVMPAVIAATATTVAAFLPMLMMTGSTGEFFAQIPKAISFAIIASLFECIFILPLHYRDFGPRPVGSGGIGGRGSGPVQARDRWLLNALIKPTQRLLAVTLRFRWLTLGTVGLAFVLSIAILGVSVSGVLPLIRIKFFPDDYNLYYVFVEGPPDTPLARVDEKVRAISTDLLADGPGYVDSVAAFAGFTINEDYEEVYGRYLGTVMVSLPRTSARAFSDPLAHLEDIRARMIATHGGGDFKIRVRAEKDGPPSGKDVNIQVVGHNDRDVAGLADALAAGLSDDPSLAPYLTDLDAGRAAPARVLRFNVNAERAGELGLTQGQAIALAASVLDGRYLGKFRLPDEEIDIKLGLDPGGLERPEDALATPVLEDLTGPVRLGDVVRLSHLSEPSELRRYQGLRSRVITANLATGAPISAATVVAWAREREQALSERYPGAHLIFGGGYEDTQRSFQSLMRAFFVAILLIYLILAVQFRSYAQPALILSAVMFAIIGVVFGKLLTQSLFTVNSFIAVVGVTGVVINDALVLLEFINRRYRAGQDRRSAIRESVSLRLRPIVLTTLTTSLGLLPMAIGFPSYSVIWGTMASTFVTGLATATLLTIFVVPVAWDLLTEWQEKTARK
- the lipA gene encoding lipoyl synthase; translated protein: MPATDKLTPPSRLSPRTHQRGLDKVARIPVKVEAGARADGQGAHQAGGQGPARPPRKPAWIRAKAPLGAGVARIRRLLRDASLATVCEEAQCPNLGECFAHGTATFMILGDLCTRRCPFCDVAHGRPQPPDAEEAGRLAEAIAGMGLNYVVITSVDRDDLRDGGAGHFASCLRAIRARSPEIRLEVLVPDFRGREAKALEQFTGDAVPDVFNHNLETVPRLYKQARPGADYRGSLELLRAFKQRHPGVLTKSGLMVGIGETPEEVLAVMRDLRAHHCDMLTVGQYLQPSAEHLPVLEYWTPDAFAELQAEGEAMGFASVASGAMVRSSYHADQQAHALVRAE
- the ilvA gene encoding threonine ammonia-lyase, biosynthetic; its protein translation is MPHRYIERILKARVYEVASETPLTPAPLLSRRLANRVLLKREDLQPVFSFKLRGAYNKLRHLSPDALARGVIAASAGNHAQGVSLGAARLGAEATIVMPRTTPAIKVQAVRNLGGRALLHGDSYDEACAHAFGLAEERKLTFIHPFDDPDVIAGQGTIGMELLRQHPDPPTAIFVPVGGGGLIAGIAAYIKYLRPEVSIIGVEPAEAPTLHHALAAGEPVDLPEVGLFADGVAVRRIGTETFRVARECVDEVILVDTDEICAAIKDIYDDTRGIAEPAGALAVAGLKRYVELYGLRDETLIAIESGANINFDRLRHVAERAELGERREALFAVGIPERPGSFLAFCKAIGKRQITEFNYRYSDDREAQVFVGIELGGGASERREMAERLENKGFSVLDMSENETAKLHIRFMVGGHAPGLTNERLVRFEFPERPGALLNFLSSLGRRWNISLFHYRNHGAAYGRVLMGIQVPEAEADELHQSLQTLGYPFWDETDNPACGLFAGSGRAK